Proteins encoded within one genomic window of Geotalea daltonii FRC-32:
- a CDS encoding NADH-quinone oxidoreductase subunit C, protein MAENNRAVIKLKEKFASSIIDIKEFRGEVTVTVKKEDIVSICSFLKEQQRYNLLTDITAVDYLGSDPRFMVVYNLYSIPNKDRIRIKAPVSDSDCTIDTVYGVWKTANWLEREVYDLMGILFNNHPDLRRILMTDDWVGHPLRKDYPLQGPDREPYKGRLS, encoded by the coding sequence ATGGCAGAAAATAATCGTGCAGTAATCAAGCTAAAAGAAAAATTTGCTTCCTCAATAATCGACATCAAGGAATTCAGGGGTGAAGTGACAGTCACGGTAAAGAAAGAAGATATCGTGTCCATCTGTTCTTTTCTTAAAGAGCAGCAGCGTTACAACCTGCTCACTGACATCACTGCAGTTGATTATCTTGGTAGTGATCCAAGGTTCATGGTTGTTTACAATCTTTATTCTATTCCCAATAAGGATAGAATCCGCATCAAGGCTCCCGTCTCCGATAGTGACTGTACAATAGACACCGTGTATGGCGTCTGGAAAACAGCTAATTGGCTTGAGAGGGAGGTATACGACCTGATGGGTATCCTCTTTAATAATCATCCTGATCTTCGCCGAATTCTGATGACTGACGACTGGGTCGGACATCCGCTACGCAAGGACTACCCTCTGCAGGGACCTGACCGGGAACCCTATAAAGGTCGGTTGTCCTAA
- the nuoD gene encoding NADH dehydrogenase (quinone) subunit D: MASKEIMTVNMGPQHPSTHGVLQLVIELDGEIVEKVTPHIGYLHRGVEKLSEHRTYHQTIPLTDRLDYLAPLSNNLGYVLAVEKLLGIEVPERAQTIRVILAELTRLKSHLVWIATHALDIGAMTVFIYAFREREKVMDLYEKISGARMTASYFRVGGLSREVYEGFEKDVQEIVDTFPGHFDTYEGLLTKNTIWLQRTVGNGVISAEDAIDYGITGPALRGSGVDWDLRRDNPYSGYEKYKFEVPVGQNCDTFDRYKVRLVEMREAVKIVKQALDSLKPGPILADAPQVCYPPKEDVYNTIEGLIHHFKIASEGFPVPEGEVYQSVEAPKGELGYYIVSDGGTKPYRMRIRPPSFVNLQAIEKMAKGAMIADLVAVIGTLDIVLGEIDR, encoded by the coding sequence ATGGCTAGTAAAGAGATAATGACGGTAAATATGGGTCCGCAGCATCCAAGTACGCACGGGGTGTTGCAGCTGGTTATCGAGCTGGACGGGGAAATCGTAGAAAAGGTCACCCCTCATATAGGCTATCTCCATCGCGGTGTTGAAAAACTCTCTGAGCACCGCACATATCACCAGACGATTCCTCTAACTGACAGGCTGGATTATCTGGCACCGTTGAGCAATAACCTCGGCTATGTCCTTGCCGTTGAGAAATTGCTCGGCATAGAAGTTCCGGAGAGAGCGCAAACCATCAGGGTTATTCTGGCCGAACTGACCAGGCTCAAGTCTCACCTGGTCTGGATTGCAACACATGCTTTGGATATAGGCGCCATGACTGTGTTTATCTATGCCTTCCGCGAACGTGAAAAGGTCATGGATCTTTATGAGAAAATATCCGGTGCCCGGATGACAGCCAGCTACTTCCGCGTTGGTGGCCTGTCCAGAGAAGTATATGAAGGCTTCGAAAAAGACGTCCAGGAAATCGTTGATACCTTTCCCGGGCATTTCGACACCTATGAGGGGCTGCTTACAAAGAACACCATCTGGTTGCAGAGAACTGTGGGTAACGGAGTCATTTCGGCCGAAGATGCAATTGATTATGGAATCACTGGGCCTGCTTTAAGGGGTTCGGGTGTTGATTGGGATCTGCGTAGGGATAATCCGTACAGCGGCTATGAAAAATACAAGTTTGAGGTGCCTGTCGGTCAAAACTGTGACACCTTTGACCGGTACAAAGTTCGCCTGGTGGAAATGAGAGAGGCGGTTAAGATAGTCAAGCAGGCTCTGGACTCCCTTAAGCCCGGCCCTATCCTGGCTGACGCACCTCAGGTCTGCTACCCCCCCAAGGAAGACGTTTATAACACCATTGAGGGCCTCATTCATCACTTCAAAATCGCCAGCGAGGGGTTTCCGGTTCCTGAAGGTGAGGTATATCAATCGGTTGAAGCGCCAAAAGGTGAGCTTGGATACTACATTGTCAGTGACGGTGGGACAAAACCTTACCGAATGAGGATTCGTCCGCCTTCATTCGTCAACCTGCAGGCTATCGAGAAAATGGCAAAGGGCGCAATGATTGCTGACCTTGTCGCAGTCATCGGAACCCTTGATATAGTCCTTGGTGAAATTGACAGGTAA
- a CDS encoding NADH-quinone oxidoreductase subunit NuoE family protein, translating to MSNAPAEELQAEEIDLSAANQVIDKFLTLPGNLMPVLQGIQEEYGYVPKPTIDLVAERLNVYPSQIYGVLTFYAQFHLKPRGKFIIRVCVGTACHVQGAERIVDTFFDKLHIGHAETTPDLRFTFEKVACLGACGMAPLAMVNDDTFGKMTVQKVEEIIADYSQRPMK from the coding sequence ATGAGTAACGCTCCAGCCGAAGAACTACAAGCAGAAGAAATAGACCTGAGTGCAGCAAACCAGGTGATCGATAAATTCCTGACCCTGCCGGGCAATCTGATGCCGGTTTTGCAAGGCATTCAGGAAGAATATGGATATGTGCCGAAGCCGACTATAGATCTTGTGGCTGAAAGGCTGAATGTCTATCCGAGTCAGATCTATGGCGTTCTCACCTTCTACGCGCAGTTTCATCTGAAGCCGCGCGGCAAATTCATCATCAGGGTCTGTGTGGGAACTGCCTGCCATGTCCAGGGTGCTGAGCGAATAGTCGATACCTTCTTCGATAAACTCCATATCGGTCATGCAGAGACGACCCCTGATCTTCGCTTCACTTTTGAGAAGGTCGCCTGCTTGGGTGCATGCGGCATGGCGCCTTTGGCAATGGTCAATGACGATACTTTTGGCAAGATGACTGTTCAAAAAGTCGAAGAGATCATCGCGGACTACAGCCAGAGGCCGATGAAATAG
- the nuoF gene encoding NADH-quinone oxidoreductase subunit NuoF — protein MSENEAIKILICQGTGGISAGAKKVEQEFTKLIEEKGINAVIGKRCDVIKTGCRGLCANDVLVDIITPELGRVTYDFVVPEDVAAILDEHIVKSTPIEKKKAKPYYNTFVDQQMRVVMSGCGQIDPDSLQAYLEEDGFKAIEKCIKTMKPAEVIDEVKKSGLRGRGGGGFPTGMKWSFCAASPGDKKYLICNADEGDPGAFMDRSVLEGDPFCIIEGMMVAAYAIGCYYGYVYVRAEYPLAIQRLQHAIDICYEKGWLGKNIQGWGFDFDMRIKMGAGAFVCGEETALMASIEGERGMPRPRPPFPAVKGLWGKPTNINNVETFANVRHIINKGADWYASLGTDTTKGTKIFAVTGKVKHTGLVEVPAGMSVRQVIYDVCGGIANNRKFKAVQAGGPSGGCIPAEVLDTPVDYDSLIKAGAMMGSGGLVVMDETTCMVDVARFFLSFTRMESCGKCVPCRIGLKAMLDVLERITEGRGQASDIDTLLEMGATIKKASLCGLGQTAPNPILSTIKYFRHEYEAHINDKRCPSNCCKELLLWQVVEEKCVKCGACLKACPSNAIIWEKGQIAYLDKEKCTKCKSCYDACRFMAIE, from the coding sequence ATGAGCGAAAATGAAGCAATAAAGATTCTGATCTGTCAAGGTACTGGTGGTATTTCAGCCGGCGCAAAAAAGGTAGAGCAGGAATTTACAAAGCTGATAGAGGAAAAGGGGATCAATGCCGTCATTGGCAAGCGTTGCGATGTCATCAAGACAGGATGTCGTGGCCTCTGCGCCAATGATGTTCTCGTTGACATCATAACCCCCGAGCTGGGCCGGGTTACATATGACTTCGTCGTTCCCGAGGATGTCGCAGCCATTCTTGATGAGCATATTGTCAAGAGTACCCCGATCGAAAAGAAGAAAGCGAAGCCATATTACAATACATTCGTCGATCAGCAGATGCGAGTCGTCATGTCCGGGTGCGGCCAGATCGACCCAGACAGCCTGCAGGCGTATCTTGAAGAAGATGGTTTTAAAGCCATCGAGAAGTGCATCAAGACCATGAAGCCAGCTGAGGTGATTGACGAGGTAAAAAAATCCGGTCTCCGTGGCCGTGGGGGTGGTGGTTTTCCTACTGGCATGAAATGGTCTTTCTGCGCAGCGTCCCCAGGCGACAAGAAATATCTCATCTGCAACGCTGACGAAGGTGACCCAGGTGCCTTCATGGACCGCTCCGTGCTGGAAGGTGATCCATTCTGTATCATCGAAGGCATGATGGTTGCCGCCTATGCCATTGGCTGCTACTACGGCTATGTTTATGTTCGAGCAGAATATCCACTGGCTATACAGCGCCTTCAGCATGCCATCGATATTTGCTATGAGAAGGGCTGGCTCGGCAAGAACATTCAAGGTTGGGGCTTCGACTTCGACATGCGCATCAAAATGGGAGCAGGTGCTTTTGTTTGTGGTGAAGAAACTGCCCTGATGGCCTCCATTGAAGGCGAGCGCGGCATGCCCCGGCCACGTCCACCGTTCCCAGCCGTTAAAGGCCTCTGGGGCAAGCCGACCAACATCAACAACGTCGAGACGTTTGCCAACGTCCGTCATATCATCAATAAAGGCGCCGATTGGTATGCCTCCTTGGGCACCGATACCACTAAAGGCACCAAGATCTTTGCCGTAACCGGCAAAGTGAAACATACCGGCCTCGTGGAAGTTCCTGCAGGCATGTCGGTGCGCCAGGTTATTTATGACGTCTGCGGCGGCATAGCCAACAACAGGAAATTCAAAGCCGTCCAGGCCGGTGGTCCTTCCGGTGGCTGTATTCCTGCTGAAGTACTGGATACACCCGTCGACTACGATTCGCTTATCAAGGCAGGCGCCATGATGGGGTCCGGTGGTCTGGTCGTCATGGACGAAACCACCTGCATGGTGGACGTGGCCCGCTTCTTCCTCAGCTTCACCAGGATGGAGTCATGCGGTAAATGCGTTCCCTGCCGAATCGGTCTGAAGGCCATGCTTGACGTCCTGGAGCGTATCACTGAGGGTCGTGGCCAGGCGTCAGATATCGACACGCTTTTGGAGATGGGAGCCACCATCAAGAAGGCCTCGCTGTGTGGCCTGGGGCAGACTGCACCCAATCCGATTCTGTCCACGATCAAGTATTTCCGCCATGAGTACGAGGCCCATATCAATGACAAGCGGTGCCCCTCCAACTGCTGCAAGGAATTGCTCCTTTGGCAGGTTGTCGAGGAAAAATGCGTCAAGTGTGGTGCTTGTCTCAAAGCCTGTCCTTCCAATGCAATCATCTGGGAGAAAGGTCAAATTGCCTACCTGGATAAGGAAAAGTGCACCAAATGCAAGTCCTGCTATGACGCATGCCGTTTCATGGCCATTGAGTAG
- a CDS encoding molybdopterin-dependent oxidoreductase, whose translation MVNLTIDDKKVTVPKDATIYDAAKAAGIRIPILCHDKKLHPFGGCRMCLVEVEQMKGRLIPACTTPVTEGMTVRTTNPEIVNARKLVLELLLLKHPVDCPVCDAAGDCDLQNLTYEYQVNTNQFTDEKFNHKIDYENPLIERDMNRCIHCGKCARICDEIVSFGAYTFINRGIEAKMGTEFDGPLNCEFCGSCVSVCPVGALVSRPFKFKARWWSLNKVKSVCSYCGTGCQLTLGVKDDKVLTTVYDENQGFHNGQLCTRGRFGYQFVNSEKRLATPLIRRNGKLEPASWGEALTAVAEGLKSAEASGSDAVAGLITPRLTNEELYLVRKLYKDVLGSDNLDHSAGYAHSALSAGAFESLGFAASPSTVTDIQKSDLILVVKTDAYETHPVLGFEINLGVKRNGVDLRIISDKKGKLSRLPKAKTYVYKPGNEVFLVNALAKAIVDNNLIDAAASGIAGLEDFKKSLESYTPLQAAEVCGIPAEEIVALATDYAKADKALIILPLGLGYPGHDKTLAQALINLALVAGKIGKEGSGVLIMGEKNNSQGAVDMGIYPAGKGKGASAIIDACSAGTIKALYVIGENPVVSYPNRKKITDALDKVGFLVVQDLFLTETAEKANVVLPACSFAEKQGTFTSVGRIVQHVQKAIKPVGQSRSDFDILNGLSGLLGGATFSDPGKVFAEIAREVNGYAGLSYEKLGQEGALIPVTTRPKFVPAPARQSIAEAGKYALVTGSALYHCGTMSRFGEGPMHVCPEGYAELSREDAAALKIEENDLVKVASAGAEIQLKAKISMRMPKGVVFAPYHFNEQSINTITDGNPVTWVAIRK comes from the coding sequence ATGGTTAATCTTACAATCGATGATAAAAAGGTAACTGTACCTAAAGACGCTACCATTTATGATGCGGCCAAGGCAGCCGGTATAAGAATTCCCATTCTTTGTCACGATAAGAAACTGCATCCGTTTGGCGGCTGTCGGATGTGTCTTGTCGAAGTAGAGCAGATGAAAGGTCGTCTCATACCTGCTTGTACCACACCGGTTACCGAAGGTATGACTGTCAGGACGACGAATCCTGAGATCGTCAACGCCAGAAAACTTGTATTGGAGCTCCTCCTCCTCAAACATCCTGTTGACTGCCCGGTTTGCGATGCAGCCGGTGATTGCGATCTGCAGAACCTGACCTATGAATACCAAGTAAATACCAATCAATTCACTGACGAAAAATTCAATCACAAGATAGACTACGAGAATCCGCTCATCGAGCGGGATATGAACCGTTGCATACATTGCGGTAAATGTGCACGTATCTGTGACGAAATAGTTTCTTTCGGTGCCTATACATTTATAAACCGCGGAATAGAGGCCAAAATGGGCACCGAATTCGACGGCCCTCTTAACTGCGAGTTTTGCGGATCATGCGTGTCCGTTTGTCCGGTAGGGGCTCTCGTCTCTCGTCCCTTCAAATTCAAGGCTCGCTGGTGGTCCTTGAACAAGGTCAAATCTGTCTGCTCATACTGCGGCACCGGCTGTCAGCTCACATTGGGAGTGAAGGATGATAAGGTCCTAACAACTGTCTATGATGAAAACCAGGGGTTCCATAACGGCCAGCTCTGTACCAGAGGGCGCTTCGGTTATCAGTTTGTCAACAGTGAGAAGCGTCTTGCTACTCCGCTGATCAGAAGAAACGGCAAACTTGAGCCGGCAAGTTGGGGCGAGGCATTGACTGCCGTTGCCGAGGGGCTGAAATCAGCAGAGGCTTCAGGAAGCGATGCTGTGGCAGGTTTGATCACGCCGCGCCTTACCAACGAGGAACTTTATCTGGTAAGGAAGCTCTATAAAGATGTTCTTGGTTCAGATAATCTCGACCATTCTGCAGGCTATGCCCATAGCGCCCTGAGTGCCGGAGCATTCGAAAGTCTCGGCTTTGCTGCTTCTCCTTCAACGGTTACCGATATCCAGAAGAGCGACCTTATTCTGGTCGTCAAGACCGATGCTTATGAAACCCATCCTGTGCTCGGTTTTGAGATCAATCTCGGCGTCAAGCGGAACGGCGTTGATCTGCGCATCATCTCGGACAAGAAGGGTAAACTTTCCAGGCTCCCCAAGGCAAAGACCTATGTGTACAAGCCTGGCAACGAGGTATTTCTTGTAAACGCACTGGCTAAGGCGATAGTCGATAATAATCTGATTGACGCCGCAGCATCAGGCATTGCTGGTCTTGAAGATTTCAAAAAGTCATTGGAATCCTATACCCCCCTTCAGGCTGCCGAAGTGTGCGGCATACCCGCCGAGGAAATTGTCGCCCTTGCCACAGATTATGCCAAGGCTGACAAGGCGCTGATTATTCTTCCTCTTGGCCTTGGCTATCCGGGACATGACAAGACACTTGCACAGGCACTCATAAATCTCGCACTCGTTGCTGGAAAGATTGGCAAGGAAGGTTCGGGCGTCCTGATAATGGGTGAGAAAAACAACAGCCAGGGTGCTGTTGACATGGGTATCTATCCCGCAGGCAAGGGAAAAGGTGCATCCGCCATCATCGATGCCTGCTCTGCTGGTACTATCAAGGCACTTTATGTAATAGGTGAAAACCCTGTCGTCTCTTATCCGAACCGGAAGAAAATAACCGATGCACTCGACAAAGTCGGATTTCTCGTGGTGCAGGACCTTTTTCTAACTGAAACCGCCGAGAAAGCCAATGTTGTTCTGCCCGCCTGTTCCTTTGCCGAAAAGCAGGGAACCTTCACCAGCGTCGGCAGAATTGTTCAGCATGTTCAAAAAGCCATCAAGCCGGTAGGCCAGAGCCGCAGCGACTTTGATATCCTGAATGGCTTGAGCGGCCTGTTGGGAGGCGCTACTTTCAGTGACCCCGGGAAGGTCTTTGCTGAAATCGCCAGGGAAGTTAACGGCTACGCCGGTCTGTCATACGAAAAGCTTGGCCAGGAGGGTGCACTTATTCCTGTTACCACCAGGCCCAAATTTGTGCCGGCTCCAGCACGGCAGAGCATAGCGGAGGCTGGCAAGTATGCGCTGGTTACAGGAAGCGCTCTTTACCATTGCGGTACGATGTCCCGTTTTGGCGAGGGCCCAATGCATGTCTGCCCCGAGGGTTACGCAGAACTCAGTAGAGAGGACGCTGCTGCACTGAAAATTGAAGAGAACGACCTGGTAAAGGTCGCCTCTGCAGGGGCTGAAATCCAGCTGAAGGCAAAGATCAGCATGCGGATGCCGAAAGGGGTGGTCTTTGCTCCCTACCACTTCAATGAACAGTCCATCAATACCATAACCGATGGCAATCCAGTTACCTGGGTAGCTATCCGCAAATAA
- the nuoH gene encoding NADH-quinone oxidoreductase subunit NuoH, whose amino-acid sequence MDTLILGLPVAYYIAMIAKVLVAFVFVLLTVAYATYAERKIIGHMQVRLGPMRTGWHGLLQPIADGLKLFFKEEVIPAQSSKFAFLLAPLVALIPAFIAFAVIPFGETIEVAGYKVPLQIAAVYDPAGDRILDVNVGVLYILGMASLGVYGVVLAGWSSNSKYSLLGGLRASAQMVSYELAAGLAIVAVFMLSESLSLQKIVADQAGFAWYAFKQPLAFVIFFICSLAEINRTPFDLPEAETELVSGFITEYSSMKYAMFFMAEYANMVTVCAVTTTLFLGGWHGPAFLPGWVWFIAKVYFLIFVCMWIRATYPRYRYDQLMRLGWKVFLPLTLLNVVVTGIVVTLLK is encoded by the coding sequence ATGGATACGCTAATCTTAGGACTGCCAGTTGCGTACTACATAGCAATGATTGCCAAAGTGCTCGTAGCCTTTGTCTTTGTGTTATTGACGGTTGCATATGCCACTTACGCGGAAAGAAAAATCATCGGCCATATGCAGGTGCGTCTCGGTCCCATGAGGACAGGCTGGCACGGATTGCTCCAGCCTATTGCCGATGGGTTGAAGCTTTTCTTCAAGGAAGAGGTCATTCCGGCGCAATCGAGCAAGTTTGCCTTCCTTTTGGCTCCTCTTGTAGCTCTTATCCCGGCATTTATCGCATTTGCAGTTATTCCTTTCGGGGAGACGATCGAGGTTGCCGGTTATAAAGTTCCCCTGCAGATTGCTGCCGTCTATGACCCTGCTGGTGACAGGATTCTCGATGTCAATGTGGGTGTGCTCTATATCCTTGGTATGGCTTCCCTGGGTGTTTACGGGGTCGTTCTGGCAGGATGGTCGTCAAACAGCAAATACTCTCTGCTGGGAGGACTCAGGGCTTCAGCGCAAATGGTGTCTTATGAACTGGCTGCAGGACTGGCAATCGTTGCCGTCTTCATGCTCTCCGAGTCACTTTCTCTGCAGAAGATAGTTGCAGATCAAGCAGGTTTTGCCTGGTATGCTTTCAAGCAACCGCTTGCCTTCGTCATCTTTTTTATCTGCTCTCTTGCTGAAATCAACCGTACCCCATTCGACCTCCCCGAGGCTGAAACAGAGCTTGTCTCCGGATTTATCACCGAATATTCAAGCATGAAATACGCGATGTTCTTTATGGCTGAATATGCAAACATGGTAACTGTCTGTGCCGTTACGACCACCCTGTTTTTGGGCGGCTGGCACGGTCCTGCATTCCTTCCGGGCTGGGTCTGGTTCATTGCCAAGGTTTATTTCCTGATTTTCGTCTGCATGTGGATCAGGGCAACCTACCCCAGATATCGTTATGACCAGCTTATGAGACTCGGCTGGAAGGTGTTCCTGCCCTTGACTCTGCTCAATGTAGTGGTTACAGGAATTGTCGTTACGCTTTTAAAATAG
- the nuoI gene encoding NADH-quinone oxidoreductase subunit NuoI, whose amino-acid sequence MIMPLLKGLGITLSHLFKKPVTLQYPDERPEVAPTFRGLHALNISHDKAKCVACYLCPTVCPAKCIKVEAGEDENHNKYAAEYEIDMLRCIFCGFCVEACPVDAVRMTEAFELANYTRADFVFSKERLLEKK is encoded by the coding sequence ATGATAATGCCGTTGCTTAAAGGTTTAGGGATCACACTAAGTCATCTTTTCAAGAAGCCGGTTACTCTTCAATATCCGGACGAGAGGCCGGAGGTAGCTCCTACATTCAGAGGCCTTCATGCCCTTAATATTTCTCATGACAAGGCGAAATGTGTTGCCTGCTACCTTTGTCCCACTGTCTGCCCGGCTAAGTGCATCAAAGTCGAAGCGGGTGAAGATGAAAATCACAACAAGTACGCTGCTGAGTATGAGATTGACATGCTGCGTTGCATATTCTGTGGCTTCTGTGTTGAGGCATGTCCTGTGGATGCAGTGCGCATGACAGAGGCTTTTGAACTTGCCAACTATACACGGGCTGATTTTGTTTTTTCAAAAGAAAGACTTTTAGAAAAGAAATAA
- a CDS encoding NADH-quinone oxidoreductase subunit J, with amino-acid sequence MLESLFFLIVAAVAVISSILVITCRNPINSALSLVMTFFCLATFYVMLDAPFMAAIQVIVYAGAIMVLIVFVIMLLNIRTETGRKTTHAVLAGSIVGLLILFQTCYFLTKGSMTGLTGAMDTALIEKVGHVELIGKALYTDFLLPFEITSLLLLVAIIGAVILSKRKI; translated from the coding sequence ATGCTAGAGTCGTTATTCTTCCTCATAGTGGCAGCGGTGGCTGTCATATCCAGCATTCTGGTGATTACCTGCAGAAACCCGATAAACAGTGCTCTATCACTGGTAATGACTTTTTTCTGTCTTGCCACCTTCTATGTGATGCTTGATGCTCCCTTTATGGCGGCCATACAGGTTATTGTCTACGCCGGTGCCATCATGGTTCTGATTGTCTTTGTCATAATGCTTCTCAATATCAGAACTGAAACTGGCAGGAAAACCACTCATGCAGTCTTGGCTGGCAGTATAGTAGGCCTGCTTATTCTGTTCCAGACCTGCTACTTCCTCACGAAAGGTTCCATGACCGGCTTAACAGGTGCGATGGATACAGCACTGATCGAGAAAGTAGGACATGTTGAATTAATCGGCAAGGCACTTTACACGGACTTCCTGCTGCCTTTTGAGATAACTTCTCTGCTTCTGCTTGTTGCTATTATCGGGGCAGTCATCCTATCTAAAAGAAAAATCTAA
- the nuoK gene encoding NADH-quinone oxidoreductase subunit NuoK: MLALNNYLIISAILFSIGTIGVLVRRNAIVIFMCVEMMLNAVNLTFIAFSKYLGNIDGQIFVFFVMTVAAAEAAVGLALMIAFFKNRESIDVEDVNIMKW; encoded by the coding sequence ATGCTGGCCTTAAACAACTATCTCATCATAAGCGCAATTCTGTTCTCAATAGGCACCATAGGGGTACTTGTCAGGAGAAACGCCATCGTTATTTTCATGTGCGTGGAGATGATGCTGAATGCAGTGAATCTTACCTTTATTGCCTTCTCCAAATACCTTGGCAACATTGACGGCCAGATTTTCGTCTTTTTCGTCATGACTGTTGCCGCTGCCGAGGCGGCAGTCGGTCTTGCTCTGATGATAGCCTTCTTTAAAAACAGGGAATCCATCGACGTTGAAGATGTCAACATCATGAAATGGTAA